Proteins encoded within one genomic window of Terriglobus sp. TAA 43:
- a CDS encoding SPFH domain-containing protein, with protein MNVESYWWQDASNLLTVTMANSFDVLAGVAVELALIVLAGTVLQRILGKLSFVPARIKLLPFNRGVLLKGDSVVKVVAPGYHWVRPSQSLVPVDMRTKPFQVSARELLTADDGVVRASFGGEYRVSDPQLYITQSSDAFGALYVALEKVIPSASVEFETDTILNSPTLFAERIVELIEPRAAQYGLRVTSLEVSNSISLGWVMKHVEPER; from the coding sequence ATGAATGTGGAATCATACTGGTGGCAGGATGCGTCTAATCTGCTAACAGTGACTATGGCGAATTCGTTTGACGTTCTGGCAGGGGTAGCGGTGGAACTGGCGCTGATTGTGCTCGCGGGCACCGTGCTGCAGCGCATCCTGGGCAAACTGTCGTTTGTGCCGGCGCGCATCAAGCTCCTGCCATTCAATCGCGGCGTTCTCCTCAAAGGCGACTCTGTGGTGAAGGTCGTAGCGCCCGGCTATCACTGGGTCCGGCCGTCGCAGTCGCTGGTTCCGGTAGACATGCGGACCAAGCCGTTCCAGGTCTCTGCCCGCGAACTCCTCACTGCCGACGACGGCGTCGTCCGTGCATCCTTCGGCGGAGAGTACCGCGTCAGCGACCCGCAACTCTACATCACGCAAAGCTCAGACGCATTCGGCGCTCTCTACGTCGCGCTGGAGAAGGTGATCCCATCCGCATCGGTGGAGTTTGAGACGGACACCATCCTCAACTCGCCTACGCTCTTTGCGGAACGCATCGTGGAACTCATTGAGCCGCGCGCCGCGCAGTACGGTCTGCGCGTGACCTCGCTTGAGGTGTCCAACAGCATCTCGCTCGGTTGGGTCATGAAGCACGTCGAACCGGAAAGATAA
- a CDS encoding DUF1080 domain-containing protein gives MLLAMMKQFAACVLTLSLAVLPASAQKTNTLTAKEKADGWKLLFDGKTTNGWHSARGGGFPATGWAVQDGTITVTETGGEEAGNGGDIVTDRTYSNFELSVDFKTSPGANSGIMYFVNLDLMPWKNGHGSPIGFEYQILDDALHPDAKRGKDGDRTVASLYDMIPAAADKPIKPVGEWNTARIVVRGKHAEHWLNGVKVLEYDRDSPEFKAIRAASKYHVFPQYGQETSGYLLLQDHGFPVWFRNIKIRELHS, from the coding sequence ATGCTGTTGGCCATGATGAAACAGTTTGCCGCCTGCGTTCTGACTCTTTCGCTTGCTGTGTTGCCGGCGTCCGCACAGAAGACGAATACGCTTACCGCCAAAGAAAAGGCTGATGGCTGGAAGCTGCTGTTTGATGGCAAGACGACCAACGGCTGGCACAGTGCGCGTGGTGGTGGGTTCCCTGCTACTGGCTGGGCTGTGCAGGATGGCACCATCACTGTGACCGAGACAGGTGGCGAAGAAGCTGGCAACGGTGGCGACATTGTTACCGACCGTACTTACTCCAACTTTGAGTTGTCGGTGGATTTCAAGACGTCGCCCGGTGCGAACTCCGGGATCATGTACTTTGTGAACCTGGACCTGATGCCGTGGAAGAACGGACATGGTTCGCCCATTGGATTTGAGTATCAGATTCTGGATGATGCTCTGCACCCGGATGCGAAGCGCGGTAAGGATGGTGACCGCACCGTTGCTTCACTCTATGACATGATTCCAGCTGCCGCCGATAAGCCCATCAAGCCTGTGGGTGAATGGAACACTGCTCGCATTGTGGTGCGCGGCAAGCATGCAGAGCATTGGCTGAACGGTGTGAAGGTTCTTGAGTACGATCGCGATTCACCGGAGTTCAAAGCCATTCGTGCTGCCAGCAAGTACCATGTGTTTCCGCAGTATGGTCAGGAAACCAGCGGCTATCTTTTGCTGCAGGACCATGGCTTTCCGGTTTGGTTTCGGAATATCAAGATTCGTGAATTGCATAGCTGA
- the trxB gene encoding thioredoxin-disulfide reductase: MSNTSSTPSSTTRDVVILGSGVSGLTAAIYTARANLKPLVIEGHEPGGQLSITTLVENFPGWPDGVQGPELVENIRKQAQKFGAEIEMGHLHSADLSKTPIELNFGGDRIVHTRTLIVASGASARWLGLPSEQALIGHGVSSCATCDGFFFSGKEICVIGGGDSAMEEAIFLTRFATKVYLIHRSGTFRASKIMLERAMAHPQIEFLPNTVVEEVLGVEQKEVSGIRVRNTVTGEVKEIALSGFFLGIGHIPNAKFFEGQMDLDGDGYIKSKDNVFTTLDGKVIPGVFAAGDVQDRRYRQAITAAGTGCMAALEVEKYLEDHGR; this comes from the coding sequence ATGTCGAACACATCCTCTACGCCTTCCAGCACCACACGCGACGTTGTCATTCTCGGCTCCGGCGTCAGCGGCCTTACCGCTGCCATCTACACGGCTCGCGCCAACCTCAAGCCGCTTGTCATTGAAGGTCACGAACCCGGCGGCCAGCTTTCCATCACCACTCTGGTGGAAAACTTCCCCGGCTGGCCCGACGGCGTACAGGGCCCCGAACTCGTGGAGAACATCCGCAAGCAGGCGCAGAAGTTCGGTGCGGAAATTGAGATGGGCCACCTTCACTCCGCCGACCTCTCCAAGACCCCCATCGAGCTGAACTTCGGTGGCGACCGCATCGTGCACACACGGACGCTCATCGTCGCATCCGGTGCATCGGCACGCTGGTTAGGCCTGCCCAGCGAACAGGCCCTCATCGGCCACGGTGTTTCGTCCTGCGCCACCTGCGACGGCTTCTTCTTCTCCGGCAAAGAGATCTGCGTCATCGGCGGCGGCGACTCCGCCATGGAAGAAGCCATCTTCCTCACGCGCTTTGCCACCAAGGTTTACCTGATCCATCGCTCGGGCACCTTCCGCGCCAGCAAGATCATGCTGGAACGCGCCATGGCCCACCCGCAGATTGAGTTCCTTCCGAACACCGTCGTGGAAGAGGTTCTTGGAGTCGAACAGAAGGAAGTCAGCGGCATCCGCGTGCGCAACACCGTCACCGGCGAGGTGAAGGAGATCGCGCTCAGCGGCTTCTTCCTCGGCATCGGTCACATTCCGAACGCCAAGTTCTTCGAAGGCCAGATGGATCTGGATGGCGACGGCTACATCAAGAGCAAAGACAATGTCTTCACCACGCTCGACGGTAAGGTCATCCCCGGCGTCTTCGCCGCAGGCGACGTACAGGACCGCCGCTACCGTCAGGCCATCACCGCCGCGGGCACGGGCTGCATGGCCGCTCTCGAAGTCGAAAAGTACCTCGAAGACCACGGCCGCTAA
- a CDS encoding nitrous oxide reductase family maturation protein NosD, which translates to MHVRSLLTLASALLCKAAVAATLCVSASGGGCYHHISDAVAAASPGDTIVVVEGTFHEQVTITKSLSLTALSGVIDASGMVNGVVVDGLHNPGLANVHISNLTIKNAKHEGILVLNASYVSVSGNTVKNNNTSLAGGMCPDLLTYEPGEAQDCGEGIHLQAADHAIVTDNTVTGNAGGILISDDSGPTHDNLISFNNVHDNPGACGITMASHVPAPSTGAAVPFGVYHNTIYGNRSLRNGAGIGGGAGFGIFASIPGAKTYSNVVVNNFAKDNGLPGIAMHAHAPNQQLNDNMLIGNTLVGNGADTADAATAGPTGINVFSAVPTSNASGIMISGNQIQQEQIDVNVNNPQAVTVEFNNLLGKGTGVSNTGASTVDATGNWWGCIFGPTLGPGACSTVKGAVISLPWSITPVDIQPNF; encoded by the coding sequence ATGCACGTCCGTAGTCTTCTCACTCTTGCCTCTGCCTTGCTGTGCAAGGCTGCTGTTGCTGCCACACTGTGCGTGAGCGCCAGTGGTGGCGGATGCTATCACCACATCAGCGATGCCGTAGCTGCCGCCTCTCCAGGCGATACGATCGTGGTCGTCGAAGGCACGTTTCACGAGCAGGTGACGATCACCAAGTCGTTGTCGCTGACTGCGCTGAGCGGTGTGATTGATGCTTCCGGCATGGTCAATGGAGTTGTTGTCGATGGCCTGCACAATCCCGGTCTGGCGAATGTGCACATCTCGAATCTGACGATCAAGAACGCGAAGCATGAAGGCATTCTTGTTTTGAATGCGTCGTACGTCAGCGTGTCTGGAAACACGGTGAAGAACAATAACACGTCGCTGGCGGGAGGGATGTGCCCTGACCTGCTAACCTATGAGCCGGGTGAAGCGCAGGATTGCGGTGAAGGTATTCATTTGCAGGCAGCGGATCACGCCATTGTGACGGACAACACGGTGACGGGAAATGCGGGCGGCATCCTGATCTCAGACGATAGCGGGCCGACGCATGACAACCTGATCAGCTTTAACAATGTGCATGACAATCCCGGCGCGTGCGGCATCACGATGGCTTCGCATGTGCCTGCGCCGAGCACCGGCGCGGCAGTGCCCTTTGGCGTGTATCACAACACGATCTATGGAAATCGTTCGTTGCGGAATGGCGCGGGTATTGGTGGCGGTGCCGGTTTCGGTATCTTCGCTTCGATTCCGGGCGCGAAGACATACAGCAATGTGGTGGTGAACAACTTCGCCAAGGACAATGGGCTGCCGGGTATTGCGATGCATGCGCATGCACCGAATCAGCAGTTGAATGACAACATGCTGATCGGCAACACGCTTGTTGGCAATGGAGCAGATACGGCAGATGCAGCGACGGCGGGGCCGACCGGCATCAATGTGTTCTCTGCAGTGCCTACATCGAACGCGAGCGGCATCATGATCTCCGGCAATCAGATCCAGCAGGAACAGATTGATGTGAATGTGAACAATCCGCAGGCAGTGACGGTGGAGTTCAACAATCTGCTGGGCAAAGGAACCGGTGTATCCAACACGGGTGCATCGACTGTTGATGCCACCGGCAACTGGTGGGGCTGCATCTTTGGGCCGACACTGGGACCCGGCGCTTGCTCGACTGTGAAGGGTGCGGTGATTTCTTTGCCGTGGTCGATTACGCCGGTGGATATTCAACCTAACTTCTAA
- a CDS encoding S1/P1 nuclease, producing MRKFLASAALVAVLLPSAAHAWWEKGHRLVAQIAWDHLTPVARENVQFLLGKESLSDVASWPDVYRPSVTQTGNWHFTDIPGDTDKYDRDRDCPLQPGVKMGSYNDKVRDCATDRIPFFEKIVADTTLDPSERATALKFLVHFVGDIHQPFHASGVEKGGNGIIVTAFGQSTCSSYATPAKCNLHAIWDGFLIDRRKLSDKQYLAMLEGDIKTHSVEAGPIDPVAWTEQSKVVSDAGMVTSGADIDEAYYQKFIPTIDRQLELGGLRLAAELNAAFTQPPHAYVPVDAEKAEAERESASQKPAGK from the coding sequence ATGCGTAAGTTCCTTGCTTCAGCCGCCCTTGTTGCCGTTCTTTTGCCGTCTGCCGCCCATGCGTGGTGGGAGAAGGGACACCGCCTGGTGGCGCAGATTGCGTGGGACCACCTGACGCCGGTTGCGCGCGAGAATGTGCAGTTTCTGCTGGGTAAGGAATCGCTGTCGGATGTGGCTTCGTGGCCGGATGTGTATCGCCCCAGCGTGACGCAGACGGGTAACTGGCACTTCACGGATATTCCGGGAGACACGGATAAGTACGACCGCGACCGCGACTGCCCGTTGCAGCCGGGCGTGAAGATGGGCAGCTACAACGACAAGGTGCGCGACTGCGCTACGGATCGCATTCCGTTTTTTGAAAAAATTGTTGCCGATACGACACTTGATCCTTCGGAACGCGCCACGGCGCTGAAGTTCCTGGTGCATTTTGTGGGCGATATCCATCAGCCGTTTCATGCGTCGGGTGTGGAGAAGGGTGGCAACGGCATTATCGTCACTGCGTTTGGTCAGTCGACGTGCAGCAGCTATGCCACCCCAGCGAAGTGCAACCTGCATGCTATCTGGGATGGATTCCTGATCGACCGTCGCAAGCTGAGCGACAAGCAGTACCTGGCGATGTTGGAAGGCGATATCAAAACACACTCGGTAGAGGCTGGGCCGATTGATCCGGTTGCGTGGACGGAGCAGTCCAAGGTTGTGTCGGACGCTGGCATGGTGACGAGCGGCGCCGATATTGATGAGGCGTACTACCAGAAGTTCATCCCAACGATTGATCGTCAGTTGGAGCTGGGTGGACTTCGGTTGGCGGCGGAATTGAATGCGGCGTTTACGCAGCCTCCGCATGCTTATGTTCCCGTGGATGCGGAAAAGGCAGAAGCAGAGCGCGAGAGTGCTTCGCAGAAGCCCGCCGGCAAGTAA
- a CDS encoding polymer-forming cytoskeletal protein, with protein sequence MWKPNTPGSGAATPSTPEPVRPSQPAVSSYEQQPSTRTASPQAPAATGEQATIGKSLMIKGEVTGSESLYIDGRIEGTINLPGNRVTVGRNGQVAANISAREIVVLGKVRGNCQASDRIDIRSEGSLTGDVIAARISIEDGAFFKGGIDIRKPGDPKAAAAAATTSAPAEQGQLVGVESAS encoded by the coding sequence ATGTGGAAACCCAACACTCCCGGCTCCGGCGCTGCCACACCCTCCACCCCAGAACCCGTTCGTCCCAGCCAGCCTGCTGTGTCGTCGTATGAACAGCAGCCCAGCACCCGCACTGCCAGCCCGCAGGCACCTGCAGCTACTGGTGAGCAGGCGACCATTGGCAAGAGCCTGATGATCAAGGGCGAGGTTACCGGATCGGAATCGCTGTACATCGATGGCCGCATTGAAGGCACCATCAACCTTCCCGGCAACCGCGTGACCGTTGGCCGCAATGGCCAGGTTGCAGCGAACATCTCTGCCCGTGAGATCGTGGTCCTGGGCAAGGTTCGCGGAAACTGCCAGGCAAGCGACCGCATTGATATCCGCAGCGAAGGCTCGCTGACGGGCGACGTGATTGCAGCCCGCATCTCCATTGAAGACGGCGCGTTCTTCAAGGGGGGCATCGACATCCGCAAGCCCGGCGATCCGAAGGCTGCCGCTGCTGCTGCCACGACTTCCGCACCGGCCGAACAGGGCCAGCTTGTTGGCGTGGAATCGGCTTCGTAA
- a CDS encoding DUF1440 domain-containing protein produces MTKETKKLPAPARDILKGALAGMIGGLVATAARTVAEKVYPPHPELARRQSEESKLMPWVLGAAAGAAYGAVAELYPPVTDRHGANFGMTMLAVTHEGVLPALGLAARPDPHSGREHRSEMVTHVVYGVVCETVRELARRAL; encoded by the coding sequence ATGACGAAAGAAACGAAGAAGCTTCCCGCACCGGCACGAGACATTTTGAAGGGCGCACTGGCAGGTATGATTGGCGGACTGGTGGCCACGGCAGCCAGAACCGTTGCGGAAAAGGTGTACCCTCCGCACCCTGAACTGGCACGGCGGCAGAGCGAAGAGAGCAAACTGATGCCGTGGGTACTGGGCGCGGCGGCGGGTGCCGCGTATGGCGCGGTGGCGGAACTTTATCCGCCGGTCACGGACAGGCACGGGGCCAACTTTGGCATGACGATGCTGGCCGTGACACACGAAGGTGTTTTGCCGGCGTTGGGATTGGCTGCGCGCCCTGATCCGCATTCGGGCCGTGAGCATCGCAGCGAGATGGTGACACACGTGGTGTATGGCGTGGTATGCGAAACCGTACGCGAGCTGGCGCGACGCGCTCTTTGA
- a CDS encoding NIPSNAP family protein, with protein sequence MNRRDWLKGGAAMAAAAGIANTTPSVAQGAKPRSYFLTRIYKMQSGPSGKLLSTYLSDALLPALQRLGLGPVGVFNLSYGDATPQVYVIISGNDLEKLAKLDLLLAKDPAFVSAAAPFWATPATQSPFITVTSRLSIAFEGFPQLVVPAKEPRILQLRTYISPTFAAHERKVEMFHQGEFRIFEESGARGVFYSDNLIGPDLPSLTYMLAHKDLAAMDQNWKNFLSHPDWKKLSSNPRYASEPIVTHVDNLVLTPTAYSQI encoded by the coding sequence ATGAACCGGCGCGACTGGTTAAAGGGAGGCGCTGCCATGGCAGCAGCCGCAGGCATCGCAAACACAACCCCGTCCGTGGCGCAGGGCGCAAAGCCTCGCAGCTACTTCCTGACGCGCATTTACAAGATGCAGTCTGGCCCCTCCGGCAAGCTCCTCAGCACGTACCTGTCCGACGCGCTTCTGCCCGCGCTGCAGCGTCTTGGCCTCGGTCCCGTCGGTGTGTTCAACCTCAGCTACGGCGACGCCACACCGCAGGTCTACGTCATCATCTCCGGCAACGACCTTGAGAAGCTCGCCAAGCTCGACCTCCTTCTCGCGAAGGATCCCGCGTTCGTCTCCGCCGCCGCTCCGTTCTGGGCAACACCGGCCACGCAGTCGCCCTTCATCACCGTCACCAGCCGCCTGTCGATCGCGTTTGAAGGCTTCCCGCAACTCGTAGTCCCGGCAAAGGAGCCACGCATCCTGCAGCTCCGCACCTACATCAGCCCCACCTTCGCCGCGCACGAACGCAAAGTCGAAATGTTCCACCAGGGCGAGTTCCGCATCTTCGAGGAATCGGGCGCACGCGGCGTCTTCTACTCCGACAACCTCATCGGCCCCGACCTCCCCAGCCTCACCTACATGCTGGCGCACAAAGACCTCGCCGCCATGGATCAGAACTGGAAGAACTTCCTCAGCCATCCCGACTGGAAGAAACTTTCCAGCAACCCGCGCTACGCCAGCGAACCCATCGTTACGCACGTCGACAATCTGGTGCTAACACCCACTGCTTACTCGCAGATCTAG
- a CDS encoding carboxypeptidase-like regulatory domain-containing protein codes for MTISLRRSALLLCPLLMGGTALVSTPAAYAQAAGTASLSGTVVDPAGATIPGATVTINNAATDYTRTSTSDAEGRYSFPNIPVGTYKLSVTASGFASYVQQNILLQVGNSSTINAEMKVGASTEEVTVQSNNVSLETETVNYKQVVDSARINELPLNGRQPTQLVLITGGAVTSPSGDMVGSKNYATSTVISVAGGQGNYNNYVLDGGYHVDEFTNVNLPFPFPDALREFSVESNSLPARNGVHPGALVNAVTVSGTNQWHGTAFEFIRNNIINSTNFFSVAKDTLKRNQFGGTFGGYIRRDKLFFFGGYQGTRNRQVGNATGYCIPTPAELTGDFSKMGGNCTINVKDGQTLVNPVTGATISTTPGTPTYRRVDTSTYSQQSLNLVKYLPSSLADQYGYVRVALPANYSEDQYIGRVDFTWSPRHSLFGRYYITNYNAPSYYSPTNLLVTTTAGNDERVQTFTLGDTFNFTPRMINSFRGTYARRRNNRGPTAGGINAQTLGVNIYTYVPVDLRLTVTNGFSVGCGTCSPGFFNVNTEAFSDSVDWQLGSHALAFGGEYIRTGNNVLTGYLQNGNYTFNGQLSGAKNGNTGEGMIDFLTGRMQAFGQSRSQQNSFRQNIFSLYGQDTWHATQKLTATYGLRWEPMLYQTDKQGRGSTFDQTAFNNGTHSTVFPNAPAGSLYYGDAGIPKSLTNNRMLNFSPRVGLSYAADDKTVIRLGGGIMYDVPNLFMNQRQITNPPYTNEIDITGNIPFSNPWSVYPGGSPFPGVFPPDKTAVFPTQGQFVILKRNVRTPVIYQWTASLQHDLGMGWSMSMNYLGNRNNFQWIGNYFNHARYIPGNSTGLAGSCGALTGSNLPASGTACSTTASANANARTPLSLTNPTQGSYYTPTMTLVDDKAYSVYHGGIFTVQHRGTGSFSFLANYTWSKCLSLADNPGDVASTTLQNSDNPRGDYSYCGFDVRHIANVTVVAQSNFKSLHGWASAVVNHWQLAPYLRMLSGAVYNVTTGSDRSLTAQANDRPNLVPGANVYSGVKVTSSTPGNRFYFVGSAYTLNPTGTYGNLARNSLRGPAYYNMDVALSRIFPIHERLNLQLRLESFNMFNHPFLNGFTTANPTSSTFGYATAAGDPRIFQAAAKFNF; via the coding sequence ATGACAATTTCATTGCGGAGAAGCGCACTGCTTCTGTGTCCGCTGCTGATGGGCGGAACCGCGCTGGTATCCACGCCCGCGGCATATGCTCAGGCCGCTGGCACGGCCAGTCTTTCAGGAACTGTGGTCGATCCCGCCGGTGCCACCATCCCAGGGGCCACCGTCACCATCAACAACGCGGCCACAGACTATACGCGTACCTCGACAAGCGATGCGGAAGGCCGCTACTCCTTCCCGAACATCCCGGTAGGAACATATAAGCTTTCCGTCACCGCATCGGGCTTTGCCTCGTACGTGCAGCAGAACATCCTCCTGCAAGTGGGTAACAGCAGCACCATCAACGCAGAGATGAAGGTCGGCGCTTCCACAGAAGAAGTGACGGTTCAGTCGAACAACGTGTCTCTGGAAACGGAGACGGTGAACTACAAGCAGGTCGTCGACTCTGCGCGTATCAACGAACTGCCGTTGAATGGCCGCCAGCCAACGCAGCTTGTGCTCATTACAGGTGGAGCCGTTACCTCGCCAAGCGGCGATATGGTGGGTTCAAAGAATTACGCCACGTCCACGGTCATCTCTGTTGCAGGTGGACAGGGCAATTACAACAACTACGTTCTCGACGGTGGCTATCACGTCGACGAGTTCACAAACGTCAACCTGCCATTCCCATTCCCCGATGCACTGCGCGAATTCTCGGTAGAGTCCAATTCGCTTCCTGCACGCAACGGTGTTCACCCGGGCGCACTGGTGAATGCGGTTACAGTTTCCGGCACCAATCAATGGCACGGAACGGCGTTTGAATTCATCCGCAATAACATCATCAATTCCACAAACTTCTTCTCTGTAGCAAAAGACACGCTAAAGCGAAATCAGTTCGGTGGAACTTTCGGTGGCTACATCCGACGCGACAAGTTGTTCTTCTTTGGCGGCTACCAGGGAACAAGAAACCGCCAGGTAGGCAACGCCACAGGCTATTGCATCCCCACGCCTGCAGAGCTCACGGGCGACTTCAGCAAGATGGGGGGTAACTGCACCATCAACGTGAAGGACGGACAGACGCTGGTCAATCCTGTAACTGGAGCGACGATCTCCACAACGCCTGGGACGCCGACGTATCGCCGCGTGGATACTTCCACCTACAGCCAGCAATCCTTGAATCTGGTGAAGTATCTGCCCAGTTCGCTTGCAGATCAATACGGATACGTCCGCGTCGCACTGCCAGCGAATTACTCTGAAGACCAATACATCGGCCGCGTTGATTTCACGTGGTCCCCCCGCCACTCGTTGTTTGGCCGGTACTACATCACCAACTACAACGCACCCTCGTATTACTCGCCAACCAATCTGTTGGTCACCACCACCGCAGGCAACGACGAACGTGTCCAAACCTTCACGCTCGGTGACACGTTCAACTTCACGCCACGCATGATCAACAGCTTCCGTGGAACCTATGCGCGCCGTCGCAATAATCGTGGACCGACAGCAGGTGGCATCAACGCGCAGACGTTAGGCGTGAACATCTACACCTATGTTCCCGTCGATCTTCGACTAACTGTTACCAACGGATTTTCTGTCGGTTGCGGAACCTGCTCGCCTGGCTTCTTTAACGTGAATACAGAAGCCTTTTCCGATTCTGTGGACTGGCAGCTCGGATCGCACGCACTCGCGTTCGGTGGTGAATACATCCGAACAGGAAACAACGTCCTCACGGGCTATCTGCAAAACGGTAACTACACCTTCAACGGCCAGCTAAGTGGCGCTAAGAACGGCAACACAGGTGAAGGCATGATCGACTTCCTCACGGGTCGCATGCAGGCATTCGGTCAAAGCCGTTCGCAGCAAAACTCGTTCCGTCAAAACATCTTCTCCCTGTACGGGCAGGACACGTGGCATGCAACGCAGAAGTTGACTGCGACCTATGGCCTCCGTTGGGAACCGATGTTGTATCAAACGGACAAGCAGGGACGTGGCAGCACGTTCGATCAAACAGCGTTTAACAACGGAACACATTCCACCGTGTTCCCCAACGCTCCGGCGGGTTCGCTCTACTATGGCGATGCGGGCATCCCGAAGAGTCTCACTAACAATCGCATGTTGAATTTCTCGCCGCGCGTCGGTCTCTCCTACGCAGCGGACGATAAGACTGTGATCCGGCTCGGCGGCGGCATCATGTATGACGTGCCCAATCTGTTCATGAATCAACGGCAGATCACCAACCCTCCATACACTAATGAAATCGATATCACCGGCAACATTCCATTCTCCAATCCGTGGTCGGTGTATCCCGGTGGCAGCCCGTTCCCCGGCGTATTCCCTCCGGATAAGACTGCAGTCTTTCCTACGCAAGGTCAGTTCGTTATCTTGAAGCGGAACGTCCGCACGCCGGTAATTTATCAGTGGACAGCCAGCTTGCAGCACGACCTTGGCATGGGCTGGTCCATGTCCATGAACTATCTTGGCAACCGGAATAACTTCCAGTGGATCGGTAATTACTTCAACCACGCAAGATACATTCCCGGTAACTCAACCGGTCTTGCCGGATCGTGCGGCGCACTAACAGGCTCGAACCTGCCAGCATCTGGAACGGCCTGCTCCACTACCGCATCAGCCAATGCGAACGCACGTACACCGCTTTCGCTCACGAATCCTACGCAGGGTTCGTATTACACGCCAACGATGACGTTGGTCGACGACAAGGCATACTCGGTCTATCACGGTGGCATCTTCACTGTGCAACATCGCGGTACCGGAAGCTTCAGCTTCCTGGCCAACTACACCTGGTCCAAGTGCCTTTCTCTGGCGGATAACCCAGGCGACGTAGCTTCCACCACGTTGCAAAACTCCGATAACCCACGCGGCGATTACTCCTACTGCGGTTTCGATGTCCGTCACATTGCAAACGTCACTGTCGTTGCGCAGAGCAACTTCAAGAGTCTGCATGGATGGGCATCCGCTGTGGTGAATCACTGGCAGCTTGCACCGTACCTTCGAATGCTCAGCGGTGCTGTCTACAACGTCACCACCGGATCGGACCGTTCGCTTACCGCGCAGGCAAACGATCGTCCCAACCTGGTCCCGGGGGCAAACGTCTACAGCGGCGTCAAGGTAACAAGCTCGACACCCGGAAACCGCTTCTACTTCGTGGGATCGGCATACACGCTCAACCCCACGGGAACGTACGGCAACCTGGCGCGCAACTCGCTGCGTGGTCCGGCTTACTACAACATGGACGTGGCCTTAAGCCGCATCTTCCCCATCCACGAGCGGTTGAATCTTCAGCTTCGGCTTGAGAGCTTCAACATGTTCAACCACCCATTTCTCAACGGTTTCACCACCGCCAATCCCACCAGCAGCACGTTTGGCTATGCGACCGCCGCAGGCGATCCCCGCATCTTCCAGGCTGCCGCAAAGTTCAACTTCTAG
- a CDS encoding glutathione peroxidase, with protein MSVAANAGSTGSVYSFHMKTIDGAPTTLAPYKGKVLLLVNVASACGFTPQYTALEAVYEKYKDKGLVIVGIPANNFANQESGTDAEIKTFCNRKYHVSFPMMSKISVKGADQTPLYGYLTSTTTDPKFAGDIKWNFTKFLVARNGQPVARFEPATTPDSPQVIAAIESELSKK; from the coding sequence ATGAGTGTCGCCGCGAACGCGGGTTCGACGGGATCGGTCTACAGCTTTCACATGAAGACGATCGACGGCGCACCGACAACACTGGCGCCGTACAAGGGTAAGGTTTTGTTGCTGGTGAACGTGGCCAGCGCATGTGGCTTTACGCCGCAGTACACGGCTCTGGAAGCTGTCTATGAAAAGTACAAGGACAAGGGACTGGTGATTGTCGGCATTCCGGCGAATAACTTCGCCAACCAGGAGAGCGGCACAGATGCGGAGATCAAGACGTTCTGCAACCGCAAGTATCATGTGTCGTTTCCGATGATGTCGAAGATTTCCGTCAAGGGCGCGGACCAGACGCCGCTGTATGGTTACCTGACCAGCACGACGACAGATCCGAAGTTCGCCGGGGATATCAAGTGGAATTTCACTAAGTTCCTGGTTGCTCGCAATGGTCAGCCGGTGGCTCGGTTTGAGCCCGCTACGACGCCGGATTCACCGCAGGTGATTGCCGCGATTGAGAGCGAACTTAGCAAGAAGTAG